Within the Papaver somniferum cultivar HN1 unplaced genomic scaffold, ASM357369v1 unplaced-scaffold_22, whole genome shotgun sequence genome, the region TGATCCTTGTATCCTCTCTTTTGTTTTATCCTTGCAATCTACACAGCGGAAGCAATATTagcataaaataaaaaatcactgGATAAAAGTTGCCTAGTGCATGACATAATCTATTCTCATCGCTAGAACGCAGGTACAGCAAAGAAACGAGTATACTAGTCGATGCATCATATTTACACAATGAAAATATCACTGCGGGATGATACAAGACTTCTATCGAAATAACAACATTACATCAGAAGCAGAATAGCTAGTTCAAATCAAGAAAAACGCATATCACTAATAATTTCTAGTATTTCTAGTTGTGGGTATTAGATGATTCTGTCACTGCCAAACAGTAAGCATAGGATCGCATAAAGGCTTGAAATTTGCAACAATCTAAACTACTAACACAGCATATTACGTGGGGAAATCAACAGTAACATGAATACGATCGAATTTCGGGTAAAGGTACTCATGGTATAAACGCAACATACTTGGAGAACAGATAAGGAAGATATCTTTACACACCTGACCAATCCCTCCAAAAAGCTCTCTTAGCTCATCAGTAGTCACATCCAAGGGCAGATTTGATATGTAGATCCTCGAATTATCACAATTGTCACCACATTTCCCTTCTTCACATTGCTTCACTTCTACTTCGGGTTCAGCAGATCCACCACCATAACCACCTCCTCCAGAGTTTCGAGCACCAGAATTACCACCATCATACCCACCTTGTGAACCTCCTCTACCACTTCCTCTTGTATCACTAGAACCATTATAAGAACCTCCCCGACCACCACTGCCTCTATCGTTGGAGCCTCCATATGAACATCCTCTACCACCTCGTTTATCATCTCCGTAACTTGGAGCACCACCACCATATGATGGAGGATATGCATTCGGACCACCAGTGTAGCTAGTAGGTGGAGGAACTGCATCAGTTCCATAATTACTATTCCCACCACCACCATAACTACTAGGAGGAGGATAATTTCCACCAGCTCCACCATAAGATGCTGTTGCAGGAGGGGCCTGTCCATAACTATCTTCTCTTCCGTAAGAACCGCCTCTTCCTCCACCTCCACGGCCACCACCACGATCTCCACCATATCCCCCACCACTCTCACCTCTGTTGTAACCAccgcctcctccaccaccacctcctccagtAGTATTTGGAGTACCACATTTATTACACTCAGTTCTTCTAGCAAAGTTCGAATTCCCACAACTTGAACACAAAACACAGAAATCCAAGACCAATTTCAACTTCTAATTCAAAGAACGCACTAcataatatttaaaaaaatatatatacacaaattAGGAAGATAAAATCAACATACCTTGAATTAGGGCACATCCAATCACCATCTCTTCCACTACCACCACCTCCGCGTCCTCCACCACCGCCTCCGCGTCCACCACGATCTCCTCCACCTTGGTAACCACCACCACGACCACCTCCCCGATCTCCTCCACCTTGGtatccgccgccaccaccacctgcCAATAAAATCCAAGAAcagtaaaaaccctaaaaattcgaAACAATTCATAAATCGAAGAAACAGTTCATCAATCAATGGAATCAATAAACAGATCAATCAATTAAGGATAACAATACTAACCTCGACTCTGTGAATTTCCACCATATCCACCGCCTCCTCCACTACTTCCTTCTCTCCTACCACCACCATATCCACCTCCGCCGCCGCTACTACCTCCATAGCCTCCACCACCACCGCTATTACCATAACCTCCTCCGCCACCTCTGGGATGACCAGATTCGTCACCGTACATACCGGACATGATCTAGGGTTTTTCTCTAGCTAGGGTTTCGTTTTGTGTGTGTCTTCTTCGCTGTGTGTTTCAAGATATTTCTTTTCGAGCTCTTACTTTTCTACTAGTTAACTCGAGACCGTGCGTGTGTGGCCGTTTCTTGAAACTACTTCTAATCTTGTTCAAATACACCGTATAAGTTGGATTGGACCAGAGAATTTGCCCCAAGCCCAAGTTGCCCAACTTCAAAGGTCTACGTAGCACTCTTATATTGGTTAATGGTTTCTGTGTGGGATCCTTTATATTTGGCCGAGAAAAGGGATTGCCAAATTTGGTCCACCCCTTCACCACAGGATTTAGTAGGGAAGGGATTTTTAAGACCAATgtgtagggctgttcatggtcggttttggttcggtttttagccaaaccaaaaccgaaaccaatactatcggtttcttaaaatatgaaccaaaccaatccattaaccattggttcggtttcttaatgGTTCTAGCCGGTTTCGGTTTATTCCAGCGGTTTATCGGTTAACCGGCTGCTATGTCAGTTTcaggaaactgacagttcaaatctaagaaaaaaaaaacatggtttaAAGATTTTCAAACCTACCTACAGGCTACATACATTCCCATTCCATACATAATCcaaattcataacattcttaaACACAATTCAAAAGATAAAGATTAGTAATTCAAAAGatccacagtctccataacatctgAACAACATCGACACTTTCCAGCTATGCATCCACAAAATCAACTGATAGCTTCAGACTTTCCAGGGTTGCTGACTGCATGTATATGAAAATGGCAAGCAACTGGTAGTTAGAATCTAATTCACGTATATTTCCACTAATCATGATGGCAAACAATACATGAAAATGCTAACAGTGAAAAGACGTGACATGTAAACACACCATCAGGAGGACAATGTATCTTTCTTTGCTAACTGAACAGGTAATAACTTAACAGGTTTAAGAGGCACTAAATTAGCACATTAAGACTTTAAATTAAATCCAAAGAAAACATGCTTCCAATTGGTGAGATGAATTACCTTGGTACTCCTTagtcctcaacatcatcatctgttaTGTTTACGAACATGGATTTAGAGAGAGAGTCCAAAAATTCTGCAATGAACAAATGCACGATCAGTAGTATACAGTGAGTTGaaagagaaaaaattgaagattgtttAGGATTTTCTGAAATTCAATTAGGGAAGAAATTAATGATGATGCTGAGATGATTGTTAAATTTAATCAAAGTAAAAGAGAAACTGAATTCAATTGTTTGGCTAGAACTAATTCAGAAGTAGAAGATTT harbors:
- the LOC113340583 gene encoding transcription initiation factor TFIID subunit 15b-like — encoded protein: MSGMYGDESGHPRGGGGGYGNSGGGGGYGGSSGGGGGYGGGRREGSSGGGGGYGGNSQSRGGGGGGYQGGGDRGGGRGGGYQGGGDRGGRGGGGGGRGGGGSGRDGDWMCPNSSCGNSNFARRTECNKCGTPNTTGGGGGGGGGGYNRGESGGGYGGDRGGGRGGGGRGGSYGREDSYGQAPPATASYGGAGGNYPPPSSYGGGGNSNYGTDAVPPPTSYTGGPNAYPPSYGGGAPSYGDDKRGGRGCSYGGSNDRGSGGRGGSYNGSSDTRGSGRGGSQGGYDGGNSGARNSGGGGYGGGSAEPEVEVKQCEEGKCGDNCDNSRIYISNLPLDVTTDELRELFGGIGQIARIKQKRGYKDQWPWNIKLYTDDSGKPKGDGVLSYEDPSAAHAAGGFYNNHELRGNKISVTMAAKSAPRPAPAFGQGGGGGGRGGGYGGGRRDNYRDGGSGPDRHQHGGNRSRPY